Part of the Caulifigura coniformis genome, CGAGCGTTTCGCGAACGACGTCGGCGGTGGGGATCACATCATCGGGGCTGGCGACCTGAAAGGTGATCTGGTTGAAGATGACTGATTCCGCACTGAAGCTTCCTGAGGTGCGGCGCATGATCACGCCCCCGGTGTTGATTCGGGACTGGAACGTATCGAGCGGGATGTAGACGTCTTCGTTGTAGTTCTGGCCGGACAGGCTTCCGCCGATCGCTGCCGAGGAGCCGCGTTCCTGCATCACGCCGACCACGATGTAGGCCCGCGCGGAGATCTGGAGGGGCTTTCCGATGGGGTCGTCAACAGGAAACAGCGCCCGGGCGACACCGGAGGCGATGACGGCGACGTTCGACATTCGGCTAACGTCTTCGTCGGTGAGGAATCGTCCGCGTGCGACCGTGAGATGGTTCATGGCCATGTAGCCGGGCGTACAGCCGACGACGCGGGCATTCATGTTCCGTTCGAGGTGGCGGACATCGAGCGTCGTTTCGCGGATGGCGACCTGTCCGGTGACGGACGGCAGAGTCCGCGACAGGATGCGGTGATCGTCGCGGGTCAGTCCGTAACGGAGGACGTCGGTCCGGCCGCTCGAGGAGGAGGAGGTCGTCTCGTCAGGCGGTTTCTTGCTGACGACGATGATGTTCGTGGCTCCGAGGGCGAGCACCTGCTGCTGGGCCTGGCTGCTCGCTCCTTCGCCGATCGCGAGCATGGCGATCACGGAGAACACGCCGAAGACGATGCCCAGCATGGTGAGGCCCGACCGCAGCTTGTGCAGCAGCAGGCTCTTCATCGCGAGCTGAACAGTACGGATAAAGCGCGTCATGGAGATTACGAGGCGGGCATTCTGCGGACAGGCCGCGGCGGGAAGTCTCGTTTATCTTCAATGGTTCGCCGGTTTCGGGCAAGTCCGTCTCCGTTCACGCGGGCTCCAGAGTGGTTGCCGGGTCGCGAGGAACAAGGAGGGCGCGTGTACGTGTGGTGCATCCTTCTGGCCCGATTTCCCCTGGAACTCCCGATTCAGGCGTTTCGGAGCTTCCCTGCACTGGCAAGGAAGACCGGATCGCCGACGTTTATCGCGTTGTTGCGTCCATGTTCAATGTTCCTCCATCTTTTGTGAGCGGTTGCGCACGAAGGGATGGGGGGACTGGGGCGTGGACGAACTTCAGGCGGTCGCCCCAAAGGCGAGCAGCGACCTCACGGCGGCCGCCAGCCGCACCTGATCGACCGCTCCCGATGTCTCGCAGCGGTGCGTCCGCGGAATCTCGGTCGCGGACAGTGGGGCGGCCGACGATCGCTGCAGCCGGAGGACTTCGAGGGTGGCGTCCGAGGGGTCGCCTCCCTCGGACCGGCGTTTCTGGACGCGTTGCTCCAGCACCGATTCGGGTGCTTCGCAGGTGACCAACGCCCAGGGGACGCCGAGTTCATCCGCCAGTCGCTGGAATTGCAGGCGATGCGACATCTCAAGAAATGTGGCGTCGACAATCACCGGCAGGCCCGCCCTGAGGATCGCCGCGGCCGGATCGAGCATGCGACGGTAGACATCGGAGATTGCAGCGCCGGAATAGAGTTCCGACACGCCGGCGGTCGCCCGAGATGCGAGATTCCGTTTTCGCTCGACATCTGAACGGATGCAGACCGCGCCGAGTTCCAGGGAGAGGGTGCGGGCGACGCACGACTTGCCGCTTCCCGACAGGCCATGCATGAGGATGAGGCCGTGGCCGGTCGTCCGCGACTGACGATCGGCCAGTTCGAGGTAGCCGGCGAGCAGCTTTCGCGTGTCGGCGATGTCATTCGGGGTCAGGCCGGCCTGCGTCAGGCGAATCGCGGCGACCTTCGCTCGGACGAGTGCGCGATACACCACGTAGTAGCGAAGCGCAGCCAGCCCGGAGAAATCGCCGGTGGTCGTCAGCCAGCCGTTGAGAAGCTGCCACGCGGATCCCGGCCGTTCGTGGTCGACAAGATCCATGAAGATGAAGGCAAGGTCGCTCACGACATCTATGAACCGCAGTTCCGCGTTGAACTCGATGCAGTCGAACGGTTGCGGAACTCCGTCGACCAGGACGATGTTGCCGAGGTGGAGATCGCCGTGGCATTCGCGGATGAAGCCGGCCTGTCGTCGGTCGGCGAAGTGCTGGTCGAGTCGCGTCGCCTCCTCCTGCACCCAGCGGGTGAGGGAGTCGAGTTTGGGGGCCTGGTCGGGACTGATGGCAGCAGCGACCGGAGGGAGGCAGCCTTCGGTGTAGCGGCGGACGGTCGCCGGCTTTCCAAACGGGGAGTTTTCCGGGGCGACGGCGGCGGAGGCGTGCATCGCGGCGATGGAATGGGCCAGTTGCTCGATCTGCGATGGCGTCAGTCGTCCGGAGTCGGTGATGCTCAGGAGGACATCCGACTGCGGGAACTGATGCATCCTGACGGCGTATTCGAGGACGTCGCCCTGTTTATCGAATCGCGGCCCGGAGCCGGTCTGGACGAGTGTGACGACATCATCGTAGATGCCGGGCACGGTTCGTCGATTCAGGCGAAGCTCTTCTTCACAGCAGGCCTTGCGCTTGTCGAGGGTGGAGAAATCGACGAAACCGAGAGCGATGGGCTTCTTGAGCTTGTAGGCCCAATCGCCCGTCAGGACGACCCACGACAGGTGAGTTTCAACGAGCCTGATGGCCGCCGTGGGGTGAGGATAGGCGTCCGGGCGATGCAGGGCTTCGAGCCATGAAGGAGGGCCGGGCATAAGGACTGAGGTTCGGGGTGAATCGTGATCGAATCTGGGTCGAGGTCGTTGAAAGCGAGTGTCGACCGGGATTCAATGGATGTCGACCGGTTTTCCCACCCGAGGTTTGATCATGTTGGACATCATTTCCAGCGGCTGGTGGATGTTGCTGATCCGGGGTCTGGGGGCAATCGCCTTCGGACTCCTCGCATTGATGTGGCCAGGTCTCACGCTGTTCGTGCTGGTGTTGCTGTTTGCGGCCCACGCAGTCGTCGACGGCGTCATGGCAATTGCCCTCGGCTGGCAATTGCGCAAGCGACCCGGGGAAGCACCGTGGCTGTTGATCATCCTGATGGGATTGGTGAGCGTTGCTGCCGGAATCGCGGCGTTCACCTGGCCCGGACTGACGGCCGTTGTCCTGCTGTACATGATGGCGGGGTGGGCCATCGCGAGGGGCGTGTTCGAAGTGATTGCCGCCGTTCACCTGCGAAAGGTGATCGAGAACGAATGGTTCCTTGTCCTGGCGGGAGTCCTGTCGGTGCTGTTTGGCGTGAGTCTGATTGCCTGGCCGGCTGCGGGGCTGATGAGCCTGATGTGGCTGGTGGGTTCATTCTCGATCGCGTTCGGGATCCTGCAATGCGTTCTGGCATTTCGGCTGAAAGCCGTCGGGCGGGAGATCCGGTCTGCCGGGGGGGCGAAGGACGCCGGCCAGTGATTCGCGTTGCCGCTCCGAGAAAACGACGCAGCCCGCCAGGAAGGCGGGCTGCGCGATTGATCAGGGCCTGACCAGCGATCGGATGTGGCTGGCGTTGTCAGGTCGCTGGATTGCGTCGCGTTTTATTCATCCAACTCGACGTTCCAGTACGCCTCGCTGACGAACTTGGACCAGCTTTCGATGCGCACGGCATGCCAGGCGTACATCGGCTTCCAGGCGGGACGCGCGGGCTTGCGCGCCAGCGGCATGTGCGCCTGCTCCGGAGTGCGGTTGGCCTTGCGCTTGTTGCATGACACGCAAGCCAGCACGCAGTTTTCCCAGGACGACCCCCCCCCCTGCGCACGCGGGAGGACGTGATCGATCGTGAGTTCTTCGGAACCGGGCTGGGCGAAGCAGTACTGGCAGGTGTAGCGATCGCGCTTATAAATGTTGCGCCGGCTGAATGTGACCACGCTCGTGTGCACGCGGTCATAGTGCCTGAGCACAATCACCTCGGGTACGCGCAGCCGCTGGGACACGGCCTGGATGAATGGTTCATCCCCGCCGGGCGCCATCCGTGACCAGTCAGCCCAGGAATACTGCCGGAAATCGTGCGGATCGACGACGCGGGCCGTGTCGTTCCACACCAGCGTCAAAGAACGAGAGACCGTCGCCACTCCAACCGGTTGCCAGTTCCGGTTAAGGACGAGAGTCGGACGATTGAGAACCGGGGAGACCATCGCATCCTTCTTGAAGGAACGAACGATCATCTAGCCCGAGAGAGTTCCCCCTCCGATGGGGGACCATCAGGGCACCGAATGATAGCGGTTCCACTTGCGCACAACAGTCCACCACGGGCTGTTCGCGAATTCTTCAAGAAGTCCGCCGGTCGTTCCTGCGTCAGGAAAGAGACAGGGAATCGGCCGCCGAGTTCGCTTCAAAGACGGGGCCATTCCAATCATTCGCGGTGCAGTGGAATGGGGCAAGGTGCAGGCCCTGCCCGTTCTCCCGAAGCGAGTCCTTTCCAGCGCGGTCAGATTCCGGCCGCGGCCGCGTGAACAAGAGTGCCGACCTTCTCTCCCATGACAGCCCGGAGCATGTTTCCCTCGCGCTGGAAGTTGAAGACGAGGATCGGGATCTTCGCTTCCATGCAGTGATGCACGGCCTGGGCGTCCATCACCTGCAGGCCCTTCTGAAGGACGTCCTTGTAGGAGATTTCCGAGTAGCGAACTGCGTGGGGATTGCGCTCGGGATCCTCGGAATAAATGCCGTCAACGCGGGTCGCCTTCAGGACGACGTCGGCTTCCAGCTCGCGGGCGCGGAGAGCCGCCGCGGTGTCGGTCGTCACAAAGGGGCTGCCGGTGCCGGCGGCGAGGATCACCACGCGCTTCTTTTCCAGGTGCCGGAGGCAGCGACGGCGGATGAACGGTTCGGCGACATTCTCCATGCGAATCGCCGTCTGGAGCCGCGTCGGGACCTGTGCGTTCTCGAGGGCGTCCTGGAGGGCGAGTCCGTTGATGCAGGTCGCGAGCATTCCCATGTAGTGGGCGGTTGGCGTCTTGATTGCTTCGCTGACCGCGGCGAACTGCTTGCCGCGGAGGATATTCCCGCCGCCGCAGACGATGGCCAGTTCGACGCCCTGATCGACGATGGTCTTGATCTGTTTCGAGGTGGCCTCAACTTCGGCCATCGAGATGCCCCCTTCCCGGCTGCGGCAGAAGCTCTCGCCGCTGAGCTTGAGGACGACGCGTCGGTAAGGAAGGGAGGAACTGGAACTCGGCATTGATTTCTCCAGGAGACGTGGCGGCCGCTCGGGCGGGAGGTCTCCGGTGTTGACGGGCGACGAACGACGGCCCGGAAGATAATGGCTGAGGAGTGAAAATCGAACGGAGAAAAGCGTGGGCGAGCGGCGGCGACGGGCTGGAGGTCGATGCGATGAAGGCGCGCAGGGGCGGCGGTTTTGTGTCGACCGCGCAGGGTTTCCGTCAGGCGTGGCCGGGTGTCATTGACCCGCAGGAGGAACGGATGGAACCTTGTGGGGATATCGTACTGCGGTCGGTTCCAGGGCGCAGTGAGTCGTTTGGCCGCGAGCGAGCGGTCCGCAAATCGCAAGGAATTTCAGTCATGTCCGAGAAGTCCTCACGCCGCGCCTGGATGGCCGGTGTCGGCGGCGCCACCGCCGCCGCCACGTTTGGCGCTCCCCTGTTGCAACTGAACGGCGCCGACGCGGCTCCGGGACGGACCGTGACCGTTGGGGTGATGGGACTCAACCGCGGACTGGCGCTGGCCAAGGTGTTCGGGAAGACTCCGGGTGTGGTGCTCAAGTACGTCGCCGAGACCGATGCCGAGCGCGGCGAAGCGGGCAAGGCGGCGATCGAAAAGGCGACGGAACAGACGCCCACTGTGGTGAAGGACTTCCGCAAGATCCTGGATGACAAGGACGTCGACGCGATCATTGTCGCCGCACCGAATCACTGGCACGCTCCGGCCACGATTCTGGGATGTGCGGCTGGCAAGCATGTGTACGTTGAAAAGCCGTGCAGCCATAACCCCTGGGAAGGGGAGACGATGGTAGAGGCGGCGCGGAAGCATCAACGGGTGGTCCAGATGGGGAACCAGCGCCGCAGCGCCGAATCGTTCCAGAAGGCGATTCAGATGCTGAAGGAAGGCGCGATCGGCCGGGTCTACCTGTCGCGTTCGTGGTACGACAATGCCCGCGGGACGATCAAGACGGGCGTGAAGGTCGATCCGCCGGCAGGACTGGACTGGGATCTGTGGCAGGGCCCGGCGCCGCGCACGGCCTACTACGACAATCGGACGCCCTATAACTGGCACTGGTTCTGGAACTGGGGCAACGGGGAACTGGGCAACAACGGCGTCCACTCGATCGACATTTCCCGGTGGGGGATGGGAGTGGATTATCCGGTGCGGGTCACTTCGGCCGGCGGCCGTTATGCCTTCAAGGACGATCAGGAGACGCCCGACACGAACGTGGTGACCTTCGAATTCGAAGGGGATCGGGCGATCGTGTGGGACGGCAAGAGCTGCAACAAGCACGCCAGCGAAGCGTTCGTGGCGTTCTATGGCACGGAAGGAACGATGACGCTCACCGAAGGGGGCGGATTCAAGCTGTACGACGCCAAGGACAAACTGGTGAAGGAAGAGGCAGGCAAGTGGGACCTGGGCCTCCACATCAGTAATTTCGTGGATGCGATCCGCAACGGCGATCCCCAGCGCCTGAACTCAGAGATCCTGGAAGGCCACAAGAGCACCATGCTCTGCCACCTGGGCAACATCGCATACCGCATGGGCCGCACGATGAACTGCCGTCCTTCGGACGGGCACATCATTGCCGACGACAAGGCGATGGGGCTGTGGAAGCGGAGCTATGAACCGGGGTGGGAACCGAAGGTCTGATCCTGTGGTCGCTTCCCTGCGAAAGAAGACTGACCGGCCCGCGGATTCGTCCGCGGGCTTTTTTCGTGGATGGGGATCAAATCGTCGGCCGGTCTTCGATGGGCGTTGATTTGTCGGGAGGCATCGATCAATAGTCGGGGCTCATTCGGGATCTGCAGCGGATGCCTTCCCGGACACTTCAGGCCCCGACGACGGTTTGCCCATGACCAATCCCGCTCCCTCGCCGCTGGCCTCCTTCCGGGTCCGTGTGACGAAAGACCACCTGGTGTTTTCGGCCGCGCACTTCATCACGATCGGCGACTGGTGCGAACGACTCCACGGGCATAACTGGCGGGTCGCGGCGGAAGTCGCCGGCCCCCTCGATGGGAACCATTTCGTGGTGGATTTCATCGCCCTGCGGGACCAGTTGCAGAAGCTGGTCGACGAGCTCGATCATTCGCTGCTCGTGCCGATGAAGCATCCCGACATTCAGGTGAATGTCGCCGGGGAGGAAGTGGAAATCCGGTTCCAGAAGCGGCGATGGGTGATCCCGACGGATGAATGCCGGCTGCTGCCGATCGCCCAGACGACCGCGGAACTGCTCGCGCAGTACCTCGCCCAGACTCTGTGCGAACGGATGGGGGCCGCCCTCAAGGGCCAGACTTCGCTTCGACTCGACGTGGAAGAGAACTTCGGCCAATGGGCGATCTGCGAGTTACCGCTGGCGGGGCCGGTCCCGGACCGCCTGGAGTGACTCGACGTTTCTCGCGGAATTCCCGGCAGGGCGTGAGGACGCTTATCGAGGGGGGAGGCCCTTGCTCTTCCGGACGCAGATTTTTCGACTCTCGGACGTAACCCCTGCGGGGACGTTCCATTCCGTCTGATCGCTGTTAGACTCGGACTGCATCAACGCCTGTCGATCGACACCATCCGGCCACCTCCAGACCACAATGTCCGCGACGCTGATTACGACTCAGCGGGAATTCGACGAATTGTGCTCCGCCCTGCGCAGTGCCCCCGCCGTCGCGTTTGACACCGAATTCGTTTCGGAAAAGTACTACAAGCCGAAGCTCTGCCTGATGCAGTTCGCGACCGACGAGGTCGCGGCGGTCGTCGATCCGCTGGCCGTGCCCGATCTTTCGGCGTGGTGGACGATCATGGCTGAGGCGGAAACGCCGATCATCGTCCATGGCGGCCGGGAAGAAATCCGCTTCTGTTTCCGGTACGCCGGGGCGCGACCGAAGAATTTGATCGATGTCCAGATCTCCGAAGGCCTGCTGACCCGAACGTTCCCCGCGTCTTACAAGAACCTCGTCCAGCGGGTGATGGGGAAGTCGGTCGACTCGCTGCAGACCCGGACCGACTGGGAACACCGCCCGTTGTCGGACGACCAGATCGAATATGCCCTCGAGGACGTCCAGTACCTGCCCAGGATCTGGGAAAGGCAGCGGGAACAGCTCACCCACCTGGGACGCACCGACTGGGCGATGGGTGAGTTCGAACACCTCGTCGACGCTGTGGCTGCTGAGAGCGACCGGGAAGGCTGGAGGCGGCTGCCACAGGCGAACCGGTTTTCGCCCCGTGAGCTGGCCGTCGCGCGCGAGCTGTGGAATTGGCGCGAACACTATGCCCAGACCATTGACCGCCCTGCCCGGGTCGCGTTTCGCGATGACCTGATGACTGAAGTGGCGCGGCGGCGGCCACGAACGGTTCGCGACCTCAATTCGACGCGAGGCCTGCAGCGCCGGGACTACCAGCGGGTGGCGGATGAGATTGTGGCGGCTGTCGCGGCCGGCCTGGAGCTTCCGGACGACCTGCTGCCGCCGCGTCAGAACGGCGGAAAGACGACGCAACATGATGATGTGCTGACGAAGTTGACGTCCTTGGTCCTGGCGGATCGCTGCGCCCAGATGAACATCGCGCTGAGCCTCGTCGGCACCACGTCGGACGTGCAGGACTTTGTCCACTGGCACGTGACCGAACGACGTCGGCCGCCCGCGCCGGAACTGATGCAGGGCTGGCGGGCCACCGTCTGTGGCGACCTGCTGCACGAGATTCTTGACGGCCGGGTCACCTTTCGCGTCCACAACCCAAAGAGCGGCAATCCGCTGCGTTATGAGCGTCAGGAGGCCCCGGGCTGAACTGCGGCTTCGGCCGGTTCCAATCGGGGAGCGATCGCGGTCAGTCGGGGAGGAAGCCGCGTTCTTTCAGCTCCTGGATGTTGTCGGACGCACTGCGGGCGATTCGCTCGGCGGCATAGCGGAGCACGGCGAGGCTTCCAAGGCCACTCGGGGCGGTGAGAATCGCGACACGGTCTTCGTCTTCGGAATCGAGCTGCCGGTTGAGTCGGGCGACGGCTTCTTCGACGCTGTCGCTGACGATCTGCTGCGGCCCCTGCTTTTTGTTGAATCGCAGGT contains:
- a CDS encoding ABC transporter permease, which encodes MTRFIRTVQLAMKSLLLHKLRSGLTMLGIVFGVFSVIAMLAIGEGASSQAQQQVLALGATNIIVVSKKPPDETTSSSSSGRTDVLRYGLTRDDHRILSRTLPSVTGQVAIRETTLDVRHLERNMNARVVGCTPGYMAMNHLTVARGRFLTDEDVSRMSNVAVIASGVARALFPVDDPIGKPLQISARAYIVVGVMQERGSSAAIGGSLSGQNYNEDVYIPLDTFQSRINTGGVIMRRTSGSFSAESVIFNQITFQVASPDDVIPTADVVRETLERTHGGKQDYSVVVPLELLKQADQLRNIFNIVLGSIAGISLLVGGIGIMNIMLATVTERTREIGIRRALGARRADIIQQFISETVVLSGTGGLIGMALGLCTPIVFMGVKFIVRNYVIESTANMSDVGKMFLDMTPSIAVWSLPVAFGFSVLTGLVFGVYPAQAAAKLDPIEALRHT
- a CDS encoding bifunctional aminoglycoside phosphotransferase/ATP-binding protein, giving the protein MPGPPSWLEALHRPDAYPHPTAAIRLVETHLSWVVLTGDWAYKLKKPIALGFVDFSTLDKRKACCEEELRLNRRTVPGIYDDVVTLVQTGSGPRFDKQGDVLEYAVRMHQFPQSDVLLSITDSGRLTPSQIEQLAHSIAAMHASAAVAPENSPFGKPATVRRYTEGCLPPVAAAISPDQAPKLDSLTRWVQEEATRLDQHFADRRQAGFIRECHGDLHLGNIVLVDGVPQPFDCIEFNAELRFIDVVSDLAFIFMDLVDHERPGSAWQLLNGWLTTTGDFSGLAALRYYVVYRALVRAKVAAIRLTQAGLTPNDIADTRKLLAGYLELADRQSRTTGHGLILMHGLSGSGKSCVARTLSLELGAVCIRSDVERKRNLASRATAGVSELYSGAAISDVYRRMLDPAAAILRAGLPVIVDATFLEMSHRLQFQRLADELGVPWALVTCEAPESVLEQRVQKRRSEGGDPSDATLEVLRLQRSSAAPLSATEIPRTHRCETSGAVDQVRLAAAVRSLLAFGATA
- a CDS encoding HdeD family acid-resistance protein yields the protein MLDIISSGWWMLLIRGLGAIAFGLLALMWPGLTLFVLVLLFAAHAVVDGVMAIALGWQLRKRPGEAPWLLIILMGLVSVAAGIAAFTWPGLTAVVLLYMMAGWAIARGVFEVIAAVHLRKVIENEWFLVLAGVLSVLFGVSLIAWPAAGLMSLMWLVGSFSIAFGILQCVLAFRLKAVGREIRSAGGAKDAGQ
- a CDS encoding HNH endonuclease, with protein sequence MIVRSFKKDAMVSPVLNRPTLVLNRNWQPVGVATVSRSLTLVWNDTARVVDPHDFRQYSWADWSRMAPGGDEPFIQAVSQRLRVPEVIVLRHYDRVHTSVVTFSRRNIYKRDRYTCQYCFAQPGSEELTIDHVLPRAQGGGSSWENCVLACVSCNKRKANRTPEQAHMPLARKPARPAWKPMYAWHAVRIESWSKFVSEAYWNVELDE
- the pyrH gene encoding UMP kinase, which codes for MPSSSSSLPYRRVVLKLSGESFCRSREGGISMAEVEATSKQIKTIVDQGVELAIVCGGGNILRGKQFAAVSEAIKTPTAHYMGMLATCINGLALQDALENAQVPTRLQTAIRMENVAEPFIRRRCLRHLEKKRVVILAAGTGSPFVTTDTAAALRARELEADVVLKATRVDGIYSEDPERNPHAVRYSEISYKDVLQKGLQVMDAQAVHHCMEAKIPILVFNFQREGNMLRAVMGEKVGTLVHAAAAGI
- a CDS encoding Gfo/Idh/MocA family protein, with translation MSEKSSRRAWMAGVGGATAAATFGAPLLQLNGADAAPGRTVTVGVMGLNRGLALAKVFGKTPGVVLKYVAETDAERGEAGKAAIEKATEQTPTVVKDFRKILDDKDVDAIIVAAPNHWHAPATILGCAAGKHVYVEKPCSHNPWEGETMVEAARKHQRVVQMGNQRRSAESFQKAIQMLKEGAIGRVYLSRSWYDNARGTIKTGVKVDPPAGLDWDLWQGPAPRTAYYDNRTPYNWHWFWNWGNGELGNNGVHSIDISRWGMGVDYPVRVTSAGGRYAFKDDQETPDTNVVTFEFEGDRAIVWDGKSCNKHASEAFVAFYGTEGTMTLTEGGGFKLYDAKDKLVKEEAGKWDLGLHISNFVDAIRNGDPQRLNSEILEGHKSTMLCHLGNIAYRMGRTMNCRPSDGHIIADDKAMGLWKRSYEPGWEPKV
- a CDS encoding 6-pyruvoyl trahydropterin synthase family protein; protein product: MTNPAPSPLASFRVRVTKDHLVFSAAHFITIGDWCERLHGHNWRVAAEVAGPLDGNHFVVDFIALRDQLQKLVDELDHSLLVPMKHPDIQVNVAGEEVEIRFQKRRWVIPTDECRLLPIAQTTAELLAQYLAQTLCERMGAALKGQTSLRLDVEENFGQWAICELPLAGPVPDRLE
- a CDS encoding ribonuclease D, which translates into the protein MSATLITTQREFDELCSALRSAPAVAFDTEFVSEKYYKPKLCLMQFATDEVAAVVDPLAVPDLSAWWTIMAEAETPIIVHGGREEIRFCFRYAGARPKNLIDVQISEGLLTRTFPASYKNLVQRVMGKSVDSLQTRTDWEHRPLSDDQIEYALEDVQYLPRIWERQREQLTHLGRTDWAMGEFEHLVDAVAAESDREGWRRLPQANRFSPRELAVARELWNWREHYAQTIDRPARVAFRDDLMTEVARRRPRTVRDLNSTRGLQRRDYQRVADEIVAAVAAGLELPDDLLPPRQNGGKTTQHDDVLTKLTSLVLADRCAQMNIALSLVGTTSDVQDFVHWHVTERRRPPAPELMQGWRATVCGDLLHEILDGRVTFRVHNPKSGNPLRYERQEAPG